A window of Apium graveolens cultivar Ventura chromosome 8, ASM990537v1, whole genome shotgun sequence contains these coding sequences:
- the LOC141677221 gene encoding inactive protein kinase SELMODRAFT_444075-like encodes MGMNGEERQLLVAIKASSEMPRSAVVWALTHVVQPGDCLKLLVIIPVLSSSKKVWGFRRFGSDCTSSHWRSLSGTMPYQKDDIVDSCSDMMLQLRDVYDIDKIKMKIKVLCGSPSGVVAAEAKKAQTHWVILDKKLKREARLCMEQLESNLVVMKKSQAKVLRLNLVGLPKMETEISSASDSSAEYKADNHTLWKATRVPNVTPTSSPEHSSCKTTDAGTLPMSNLNLITSPLVASDFNWDLKTERFLYTDRNHSSDESDSDTESEDFSSPSTSSSSQQWMRDGLSSSGELSKYLVGKSQLSTGRFLNPVSEELRGKLCELDRDHEIKVLTDRHNQDSSKNLRTTISCTRNTLAEPPPLCSVCQHKAPVFGKPPQWFTYAELEHATDGFSEANFLAEGGFGSVHRGVLPDGQVIAVKQHKPASSQGDHEFCSEVEVLSCAQHRNVVMLIGLCVDDRKRLLVYEYICNRSLDHHLYVNQDPLEWSARRKIAIGAARGLRYLHEECRVGCIVHRDMRPNNILLTHDFEPLVGDFGLARWQPEGDMGVETRVIGTFGYLAPEYTQTGEITEKADVYSFGVILVELITGRKAMDLNRPRGQQCLTEWARHLLEKNAITELIDPRLRNCYLEQEISCMVHCASLCIRKDPHLRPRMSQVLWMLEGDNSVNCGI; translated from the exons ATGGGTATGAATGGGGAAGAGAGACAACTTCTTGTAGCTATTAAAGCTTCTAGTGAAATGCCTAGAAGTGCTGTTGTTTGGGCTTTGACTCATGTTGTTCAACCTGGGGATTGTCTCAAGCTACTTGTGATCATCCCTGTTTTAAGTTCTA GTAAAAAAGTATGGGGTTTCCGTAGATTTGGAAGTGATTGCACCTCTAGTCACTGGAGATCTCTTTCGGGAACAATGCCATATCAGAAAGATGATATTGTAGACTCATGCTCCGATATGATGCTTCAACTCCGTGACGTCTATGATATAGATAAG ATAAAAATGAAGATAAAAGTTCTCTGTGGCTCACCAAGTGGAGTAGTTGCTGCTGAAGCCAAAAAAGCTCAAACACACTGGGTTATACTGGATAa AAAACTAAAGAGGGAGGCAAGACTTTGCATGGAACAGCTAGAATCAAATCTTGTTGTAATGAAAAAGTCTCAGGCTAAAGTACTTCGTTTAAATCTGGTTGGATTGCCTAAAATGGAAACTGAGATTTCGTCTGCATCAGATTCATCTGCAGAATATAAGGCAGATAACCACACTCTGTGGAAGGCCACTCGGGTACCGAATGTCACTCCAACAAGTAGTCCAGAGCACTCATCTTGTAAAACCACTGATGCTGGAACATTGCCAATGTCAAACTTAAATTTGATTACATCACCATTAGTGGCTTCTGATTTCAATTGGGATCTAAAGACAGAGAGGTTTTTATATACAGACAGAAATCATAGTTCAGATGAATCTGACTCGGACACTGAGAGTGAAGACTTTAGTTCTCCTTCAACAAGTTCAAGTTCCCAGCAATGGATGCGAGATGGTCTTAGTTCGTCTGGTGAATTGTCAAAGTATTTGGTGGGAAAATCACAGTTATCTACTGGAAGATTTTTGAATCCTGTGTCTGAAGAGTTGAGGGGAAAATTATGTGAACTGGATCGAGACCATGAAATTAAGGTATTGACTGACAGGCACAATCAAGACTCAAGTAAAAATTTGAGAACAACTATATCATGCACAAGAAATACACTTGCTGAACCTCCTCCACTATGTTCAGTATGTCAGCACAAAGCACCTGTTTTTGGAAAACCTCCGCAGTGGTTTACCTATGCAGAGCTAGAGCACGCCACAGACGGATTCTCTGAAGCTAATTTTTTGGCCGAAGGTGGTTTTGGTTCTGTACACAGAGGGGTTTTACCAGATGGTCAGGTCATTGCCGTCAAACAACATAAACCAGCTAGTTCTCAGGGTGATCATGAATTTTGCTCTGAAGTTGAGGTCCTAAGCTGTGCTCAACATCGTAATGTAGTGATGCTCATTGGACTGTGTGTGGATGACAGAAAACGGTTACTAGTTTATGAATATATATGCAATAGATCGTTGGATCATCACCTATACG TAAATCAGGATCCACTAGAATGGTCTGCCCGACGAAAAATTGCCATTGGTGCCGCTCGAGGTTTAAGATATCTTCACGAAGAATGTAGAGTGGGTTGTATTGTCCATCGTGATATGAGGCCAAACAATATTCTTCTTACTCATGATTTTGAGCCATTG GTTGGTGATTTTGGATTAGCTAGGTGGCAGCCAGAAGGAGACATGGGTGTAGAAACAAGAGTAATTGGAACATTTGG GTATTTGGCTCCAGAATACACTCAAACTGGTGAAATTACTGAAAAGGCTGACGTGTATTCCTTTGGGGTCATTTTGGTGGAGCTCATCACCGGACGAAAAGCAATGGATCTTAACCGCCCCAGGGGGCAACAATGCCTCACAGAATGG GCTCGACATCTGTTGGAAAAGAATGCCATTACAGAACTGATTGATCCACGCTTGAGAAACTGTTACTTAGAGCAAGAGATCTCTTGCATGGTACATTGTGCTTCCTTGTGCATTCGGAAGGATCCTCATTTAAGGCCTCGCATGTCTCAG GTACTATGGATGCTCGAAGGTGATAATTCCGTAAATTGTGGCATATAA
- the LOC141677222 gene encoding tetraspanin-2-like: MAVSNNIITAVNFIALMCSIPIITAGIWLSSKQDNQCIHWLRFPVIFIGILFLLVALSGFVGAYWNKPGLLSFFLFSMAFLIVFLLILLILAFTVARPSGQFSVPGRRYKEYRLTGFSKWLRDHVTDDENWHNIRSCLANSKVCPKLSQEYDSAYQFFNAHLTPIESGCCKPPTICGYQYVNPTMWINPVNSVADADCSIWNNDPGQLCYSCDSCKAGLLGNLRREWRKANVILIVAVVVLICVYLIACSAFKNAQIRNLSHQHK; the protein is encoded by the exons ATGGCAGTGAGCAACAACATAATAACAGCAGTGAACTTCATAGCACTAATGTGCTCCATCCCAATAATCACAGCTGGGATCTGGCTTTCCTCCAAGCAAGACAACCAGTGCATCCACTGGCTCCGCTTTCCTGTCATCTTCATCGGTATCCTGTTCCTGCTTGTTGCCTTATCGGGCTTTGTAGGCGCTTACTGGAACAAACCTGGACTCTTGTCTTTCTTCCTCTTCTCCATGGCCTTTCTCATTGTTTTTCTATTAATTCTCCTCATTCTGGCATTCACTGTTGCTCGACCTTCTGGTCAGTTCTCTGTTCCTGGTCGCAGGTACAAGGAGTATCGACTTACCGGATTTTCCAAATGGCTGAGGGATCATGTAACTGATGATGAAAACTGGCATAACATAAGATCTTGTTTAGCTAATTCTAAAGTTTGTCCGAAGCTTAGTCAAGAATATGACTCTGCCTATCAGTTCTTCAATGCTCATCTCACTCCTATTGAG TCAGGATGTTGCAAGCCACCGACTATATGTGGGTACCAGTATGTGAACCCAACAATGTGGATAAACCCCGTAAACTCAGTTGCTGATGCAGATTGTTCTATCTGGAATAATGATCCTGGCCAGTTGTGCTATAGTTGTGATTCTTGCAAAGCTGGTTTACTGGGGaatctaaggagggaatggagaAAAGCTAATGTCATTTTAATTGTCGCTGTTGTGGTTTTGATCTGCGTCTATCTTATTGCCTGCAGCGCCTTTAAAAACGCGCAGATAAGGAACCTTTCTCATCAGCATAAGTAG
- the LOC141679182 gene encoding uncharacterized protein LOC141679182: MNEANGNSTYLGLPSTLGKNKSALLGYLKDKATAKIKSWDGNYISRSGKEVLIKSVAQTLPTYAMNVFLLPFEITKYIEKTLSNFWWKTSQKKNSGAKIKIVGQPWLANNDSPYITTDFQELEGRTVASLFQNGNSMWDLDIIKSVFNDRDQQLILDTIVSDNNREDELYWLHEASGLYSVKSAYRWLQQKTEAWRSADRASIFTKLWKIKAPPKCINVAWRALIHCLPTLVQLQIKRVDTHGGTFSNFATWLEYVLASASLKIQAEIITLCWTIWRNRNDIVWNQRFSSVNRIVAAAKQYLTQWSIAQNRSTNTLLQPIFEGDGDCIWVNPQQNSVKVSVDATVFEDKDAAGLGLVVRDDKGVLLQAKTILWPSPVAPVRAEAMAVKEALSWIDGMQWPNVTLVSDCLVVIQAIRSKTPMRSQFGSILEDCRSYLRRLNKISLYHVKRSANMVAHTLARKSYNYPGRSFDRNSIPRSVKHCDRCSCSWRRLPLARVCTRRPVPVWSGPVPVSESLIRIRFVSLSESSLASPLGPLEKDCRNYGAAVLCAPVLSVRKVGVRSCPTSFVGRADC; the protein is encoded by the exons ATGAATGAGGCTAATGGTAACAGTACGTATCTGGGGTTACCTAGTACTTTGGGTAAGAACAAATCAGCACTGCTAGGCTATTTGAAGGACAAGGCTACTGCAAAGATCAAAAGCTGGGATGGTAATTACATTTCGAGGTCGGGGAAAGAAGTGTTGATCAAGTCAGTAGCACAAACTCTCCCTACGTATGCTATGAATGTGTTTCTTTTACCATTCGAAATCACAAAGTACATTGAAAAAACTTTGTCAAATTTCTGGTGGAAGACTTCCCAGAAAAAGAATTCTG GTGCTAAAATTAAAATTGTTGGACAACCTTGGTTAGCTAACAATGACAGTCCGTATATCACCACTGATTTTCAAGAGTTGGAAGGGCGAACAGTGGCATCTCTGTTTCAGAATGGTAATAGTATGTGGGATCTTGATATCATCAAGTCAGTATTCAACGACAGAGACCAACAGCTTATCTTGGATACGATTGTTTCTGATAATAATAGAGAGGACGAGTTATATTGGTTGCATGAAGCTTCAGGACTATATTCTGTAAAAAGCGCATACAGGTGGTTGCAGCAAAAGACGGAGGCATGGAGGTCTGCAGATAGAGCAAGTATCTTCACAAAACTGTGGAAGATCAAGGCTCCTCCCAAATGCATCAATGTGGCGTGGCGTGCTCTGATACATTGCCTTCCTACACTAGTTCAACTTCAGATTAAAAGA GTTGATACTCATGGAGGGACGTTCTCAAACTTTGCTACTTGGTTGGAGTATGTGTTGGCTTCAGCAAGTTTAAAGATTCAAGCAGAGATTATCACACTTTGCTGGACAATATGGCGCAATCGCAATGATATAGTATGGAACCAACGTTTCTCATCAGTCAATAGGATAGTAGCTGCAGCGAAGCAGTACCTTACACAATGGTCAATAGCCCAAAATAGGTCCACTAACACTCTTCTTCAGCCTATATTCGAAGGAGATGGTGATTGCATTTGGGTTAATCCTCAACAGAACTCAGTTAAGGTATCAGTTGACGCGACTGTTTTTGAAGACAAAGATGCAGCAGGGTTGGGTCTGGTTGTAAGGGACGACAAGGGAGTGCTTCTTCAAGCGAAGACAATACTTTGGCCAAGTCCAGTTGCTCCAGTTCGTGCGGAAGCAATGGCAGTAAAGGAGGCTCTAAGTTGGATTGATGGGATGCAGTGGCCAAACGTCACTCTGGTTTCTGATTGTTTGGTCGTAATACAGGCGATCAGAAGCAAAACGCCTATGAGATCTCAATTCGGAAGCATCTTAGAAGATTGTCGGAGTTACCTTCGAAGATTGAACAAAATTTCGTTGTATCATGTTAAGCGATCTGCAAATATGGTTGCCCATACGCTTGCTAGGAAATCATATAATTATCCAGGTCGTAGTTTTGATAGGAACTCGATTCCGAGATCTGTTAAACATT GTGACCGTTGCAGTTGCAGCTGGAGGAGGCTACCGTTGGCGCGTGTATGCACTCGCAGGCCGGTTCCGGTCTGGTCCGGGCCGGTTCCGGTTTCAGAAAGTCTTATTCGTATTCGGTTCGTTTCTTTAAGCG AATCTTCTTTAGCCTCACCATTAGGTCCATTAGAGAAAGATTGTAGAAACTATGGTGCTGCAGTACTGTGTGCCCCTGTGCTTAGTGTCCGTAAAGTCggtgttaggagttgtcccacatcgtttgtgggaagGGCAgattgctag